In the Staphylococcus condimenti genome, one interval contains:
- a CDS encoding DNA-3-methyladenine glycosylase 2, with protein sequence MQFTQRFIHTFKENLYKDTWFTNSVDDSWYDQSIEFNLYYQPPYIWTAMIDYLSKRAIPGVEIVQDNYYARTVLLKDSTTKRAVKGWLKIKNNIKINALLVEMSVSLIPEWHKVVQKLQHLFDLEVNPEIINKTLNEQWITLGLRVPGAFNGFELGVRAILGQQITVKAATTISGRLVHALGTSFKTKITGLDTLFPIPEKFVRLAHGDIPISDILGPLGVTGRRSNTIAALAEALVNNEVQLNPIVQGAESPLPFSRHTVQMETAEAEMKQLLAIKGIGKWTAQYIGMRALGYTDSFLETDIGIKNAMPNHTTSKSRLVAAEKWHPVRSYAVDNLWNTLN encoded by the coding sequence ATGCAATTCACACAACGATTTATTCATACATTCAAAGAAAACTTATATAAAGACACATGGTTTACCAACTCCGTTGATGACAGTTGGTACGATCAATCAATAGAATTTAATTTATATTATCAACCACCTTATATTTGGACAGCAATGATAGATTATTTAAGCAAACGAGCTATTCCGGGCGTTGAAATAGTACAAGATAATTACTATGCACGTACCGTCTTGCTTAAAGATTCTACTACAAAAAGAGCCGTAAAAGGCTGGCTTAAGATAAAAAATAATATAAAAATCAATGCACTCTTAGTAGAAATGAGTGTAAGCTTAATACCTGAATGGCATAAAGTTGTTCAAAAACTGCAACATTTATTTGATTTAGAAGTCAATCCTGAAATCATCAACAAAACCCTTAACGAACAATGGATAACGTTAGGATTACGTGTACCAGGTGCATTTAACGGATTTGAATTAGGCGTACGTGCAATATTAGGACAACAGATCACTGTCAAAGCAGCTACAACGATATCCGGCAGACTTGTTCATGCATTAGGTACATCCTTTAAAACTAAAATAACCGGTTTAGATACATTGTTCCCCATCCCTGAAAAATTTGTGCGTTTAGCACATGGTGACATACCTATTTCAGATATATTAGGACCTTTAGGCGTTACAGGTCGTCGTTCCAATACAATCGCTGCTTTAGCTGAAGCACTTGTAAATAATGAAGTGCAATTAAATCCTATAGTACAGGGTGCTGAATCTCCCCTTCCTTTTTCGCGCCACACCGTCCAAATGGAAACTGCTGAAGCTGAAATGAAACAGTTACTAGCAATCAAAGGAATCGGTAAATGGACAGCACAATACATCGGTATGAGAGCACTCGGCTATACTGATAGTTTCTTAGAAACAGACATCGGTATCAAAAACGCAATGCCAAACCATACAACATCAAAATCTCGTCTAGTCGCTGCAGAAAAATGGCATCCGGTTCGCAGCTACGCAGTCGACAATTTATGGAACACACTCAATTAA